One Peromyscus leucopus breed LL Stock chromosome 4, UCI_PerLeu_2.1, whole genome shotgun sequence genomic region harbors:
- the Ap5s1 gene encoding AP-5 complex subunit sigma-1 isoform X2, which produces MVHAFLIHTLRAPNLEDTGLCRVLYSCVFGAEKSPDDPRPHGAERDRLFRKEQILAVARWSHCADCSSKHLDVPPQTCSLSSQMSLCPCMRPLMEPSTWELGTLSRSHRQWCGWVCSP; this is translated from the exons ATGGTCCACGCCTTCCTCATCCATACCTTGAGGGCCCCGAATTTGGAAGATACAGGCCTTTGCCGAGTGCTCTACTCCTGTGTCTTTGGTGCTGAGAAGTCACCCGATGATCCACGGCCACATGGTGCAGAAAGGGACAGGCTCTTCCGCAAGGAACAGATTTTGGCCGTGGCCAG GTGGAGTCACTGTGCAGACTGCAGCAGCAAGCATCTGGATGTCCCTCCACAGACCTGCAGCCTCAGTTCTCAGATGAGCCTGTGTCCTTGCATGAGGCCCCTCATGGAGCCTTCTACCTGGGAGCTGGGGACCCTTTCCAGGAGCCACAGACAGTGGTGTGGCTGGGTGTGCTCTCCCTAG
- the Ap5s1 gene encoding AP-5 complex subunit sigma-1 isoform X1 yields MVHAFLIHTLRAPNLEDTGLCRVLYSCVFGAEKSPDDPRPHGAERDRLFRKEQILAVARQVESLCRLQQQASGCPSTDLQPQFSDEPVSLHEAPHGAFYLGAGDPFQEPQTVVWLGVLSLGFALVLDTQENLLLAESTLRLLVRLLLDHLRLLTPGSNFLLRADRIEGILTRFLPHGQLLFLNDQFVQELEKEFSAAWPR; encoded by the exons ATGGTCCACGCCTTCCTCATCCATACCTTGAGGGCCCCGAATTTGGAAGATACAGGCCTTTGCCGAGTGCTCTACTCCTGTGTCTTTGGTGCTGAGAAGTCACCCGATGATCCACGGCCACATGGTGCAGAAAGGGACAGGCTCTTCCGCAAGGAACAGATTTTGGCCGTGGCCAG ACAGGTGGAGTCACTGTGCAGACTGCAGCAGCAAGCATCTGGATGTCCCTCCACAGACCTGCAGCCTCAGTTCTCAGATGAGCCTGTGTCCTTGCATGAGGCCCCTCATGGAGCCTTCTACCTGGGAGCTGGGGACCCTTTCCAGGAGCCACAGACAGTGGTGTGGCTGGGTGTGCTCTCCCTAGGCTTTGCCCTGGTGCTGGACACCCAGGAGAACTTGCTGCTGGCTGAGAGCACCCTCCGGCTGTTGGTCCGTCTCCTGCTTGACCACCTCCGGCTGCTGACACCGGGTAGCAACTTCCTGCTGCGGGCTGACCGCATTGAGGGAATCCTCACCCGCTTCCTGCCGCATGGGCAGCTGCTTTTCCTCAATGACCAGTTTgtccaggagctggagaaggaattCAGTGCGGCTTGGCCCCGCTGA